From the Maioricimonas rarisocia genome, one window contains:
- the argF gene encoding ornithine carbamoyltransferase — translation MQNLTTLLDLSRAQIEQIFETSARLKQGLRDGERPPLLAGRVVTQLFEKPSLRTRLSFEAGVQQLGGGSIFLSGKDAGLNGREDTRDVARVVGSYSDVIVLRTFAQSLIDDFAAYAGCVVVNGLSDASHPCQALTDLLTVQEAFGQISGVTIAYVGDGNNVAASLAELCAVMEVPFRVASPEGYTLPDEFLAGLKKQFPAADIEQVIDPAEAVRGAQVVYTDVWASMGQESEKEARARVFAPYQVNANLMAEADKEAKFMHCLPARRGLEVTEEVMESPQSIAFQQAENRMHLAKGLLVTLLGAG, via the coding sequence ATGCAGAACCTGACGACGCTTCTCGATCTGAGTCGCGCTCAGATTGAACAGATCTTCGAGACTTCGGCCCGACTTAAGCAGGGGCTGCGGGACGGCGAGCGTCCGCCATTGCTCGCAGGGCGGGTCGTCACGCAACTGTTCGAGAAGCCGTCGCTGCGGACCCGGCTGAGTTTCGAGGCCGGCGTCCAGCAACTTGGGGGCGGCAGCATCTTTCTGTCAGGGAAGGATGCCGGGCTGAACGGTCGCGAGGATACCCGCGATGTGGCCCGTGTCGTCGGCAGCTATTCCGACGTGATCGTGCTGCGAACCTTCGCCCAGTCGCTCATCGATGACTTCGCTGCCTACGCGGGCTGCGTGGTGGTCAACGGACTGTCGGATGCTTCGCACCCCTGTCAGGCGCTGACCGATCTGCTGACGGTGCAGGAGGCGTTCGGCCAGATCAGCGGAGTGACGATTGCCTATGTCGGCGACGGCAATAATGTGGCGGCGTCGCTGGCGGAACTCTGTGCTGTGATGGAAGTGCCGTTCCGTGTTGCGAGTCCCGAGGGGTACACCCTGCCGGACGAGTTTCTCGCCGGACTGAAGAAGCAGTTCCCCGCGGCTGACATCGAGCAGGTGATCGATCCGGCCGAGGCGGTTCGGGGGGCCCAGGTGGTGTACACCGACGTCTGGGCCAGCATGGGGCAGGAGAGCGAGAAAGAGGCGCGGGCCCGCGTGTTCGCCCCGTACCAGGTGAACGCGAATCTGATGGCCGAGGCGGACAAGGAGGCGAAGTTCATGCATTGCCTGCCTGCCCGCCGGGGTCTCGAAGTGACAGAAGAGGTCATGGAGAGCCCGCAGAGTATCGCCTTTCAGCAGGCGGAAAACCGTATGCACCTGGCCAAAGGACTGCTGGTGACGCTGCTCGGCGCGGGTTGA
- a CDS encoding aspartate aminotransferase family protein, whose product MSAAVRTSQETIELFDRYVIPNYGRYPISLVRGEGSYVWDAEGNRYLDLFPGWGCNILGYCPPRVVQAIQEQAAQLIHVPNTWYTEQQGLFAEALCSRGFGKAFFCNSGAEAVEGAIKLARLHTPEGRYKIITFENGFHGRTMAAVTATAQPKYHQGLGPMVAGFQYAPHGDLDAVRELVDDETCGILIEPVQGEGGVNLPPDGFLAGLREIADERGLVLIFDEVQTGMGRTGDWYAHQRFGVQPDIMTLAKGVAGGVACGAFIAKDEVAPSLRPGMHASTFGGNPIAMAAGVATVQTIEEDGLLENCRQMSDRFAEHFRSLQEELSIISEVRVCGMMVGVDLTIPAAPAVGKCMSRQLLVNATHDTVLRLLPALNITAEQVDEGCETIAQVLREMQDEA is encoded by the coding sequence ATGAGCGCTGCCGTGCGAACCAGTCAGGAAACGATCGAGCTGTTCGACCGCTACGTGATCCCGAATTACGGGCGGTATCCGATCAGCCTGGTTCGCGGCGAAGGGAGCTACGTCTGGGACGCCGAGGGAAACCGGTATCTCGATCTGTTTCCCGGTTGGGGCTGCAACATTCTGGGGTATTGCCCTCCGCGGGTCGTGCAGGCCATTCAGGAACAGGCCGCCCAGCTCATTCACGTGCCGAATACGTGGTACACCGAACAGCAGGGCCTGTTTGCCGAGGCGCTCTGTTCGCGGGGGTTCGGCAAGGCGTTCTTCTGTAACAGTGGGGCCGAGGCGGTTGAAGGAGCGATCAAGCTGGCCCGTCTGCACACGCCGGAAGGTCGCTACAAGATCATCACGTTCGAGAATGGATTTCACGGCCGGACGATGGCGGCGGTGACGGCGACGGCTCAGCCGAAGTACCACCAGGGCCTGGGCCCGATGGTGGCCGGCTTTCAGTACGCTCCGCACGGTGATCTCGATGCCGTCCGCGAGCTGGTCGACGACGAGACCTGCGGCATTCTGATCGAACCGGTGCAGGGGGAAGGGGGCGTCAATCTGCCTCCGGACGGTTTCCTCGCCGGTCTGCGTGAGATTGCCGACGAACGGGGTCTGGTCCTCATCTTCGATGAAGTCCAGACCGGAATGGGGCGGACGGGCGACTGGTATGCACACCAGCGGTTCGGCGTGCAGCCGGATATCATGACGCTCGCGAAAGGTGTGGCCGGCGGAGTCGCCTGTGGGGCCTTCATTGCGAAGGACGAGGTGGCGCCGAGTCTGCGGCCGGGGATGCATGCGAGTACGTTCGGCGGGAATCCGATCGCCATGGCGGCCGGGGTTGCGACCGTGCAGACCATTGAAGAGGACGGGCTGCTGGAGAACTGCCGGCAGATGTCGGATCGCTTTGCGGAACACTTCAGGAGTCTGCAGGAAGAACTGTCGATTATCAGTGAAGTCCGCGTTTGCGGAATGATGGTCGGGGTCGATCTGACGATTCCCGCCGCTCCCGCCGTCGGCAAGTGCATGTCGCGGCAGCTTCTGGTCAACGCGACGCACGACACGGTGCTGCGTCTGCTGCCTGCACTGAATATCACGGCCGAGCAGGTTGACGAGGGCTGCGAGACGATTGCCCAGGTGCTCCGCGAAATGCAGGACGAGGCCTGA
- the argB gene encoding acetylglutamate kinase, producing MAAVDEAIRKAKILVEALGWIRQFRDRYVVIKLGGSALDDPDSVRNCLSDVIFMEAVGMRPILVHGGGKAISRAMESAGIQPRFVHGRRYTDDETLEIVGRVLAEEICESLVDEIRRQGGQAVGLNFRSQNVLEGERLTLAGDAGEQIDLGRVGEVVNVRREILEATCRSGSIPVLPSIALDSDGGKLNVNADTAAAAVARALRAEKLMFLSDVPGIFRDRTDPSTLISHLQSDRVRALIEDGTIDTGMLPKVDAALDALDAGVRKIHIVDARVPHSILLEIYSDKGIGTEIVR from the coding sequence ATGGCGGCTGTGGACGAAGCGATTCGCAAGGCGAAAATCCTGGTCGAGGCTCTGGGCTGGATTCGCCAGTTCCGGGACCGTTACGTCGTCATCAAGCTGGGCGGAAGTGCCCTCGACGACCCCGATTCGGTCCGCAACTGCCTCAGCGACGTCATCTTCATGGAAGCGGTCGGCATGCGGCCGATTCTCGTCCATGGAGGCGGAAAGGCGATCAGCCGGGCCATGGAGTCGGCCGGAATCCAGCCACGGTTCGTGCATGGACGTCGCTACACCGACGACGAGACCCTCGAGATCGTCGGTCGGGTCCTTGCTGAAGAAATCTGCGAATCCCTCGTCGACGAGATCCGTCGCCAAGGTGGGCAGGCGGTCGGGCTGAACTTCCGCTCCCAGAACGTGCTCGAAGGAGAGCGGCTGACGCTGGCGGGCGACGCCGGCGAACAGATCGACCTCGGACGGGTCGGGGAAGTGGTGAACGTCCGACGGGAGATCCTCGAGGCGACCTGCCGCTCCGGCAGCATTCCGGTGCTTCCGTCCATCGCCCTTGATTCGGACGGCGGTAAGCTGAACGTCAATGCCGACACGGCGGCCGCTGCTGTGGCTCGGGCGTTGCGGGCCGAGAAACTGATGTTTCTGAGTGATGTGCCCGGAATCTTTCGGGACCGTACGGACCCGTCCACACTCATTTCGCATCTGCAGAGCGACCGCGTGCGTGCACTGATTGAAGACGGGACGATCGACACCGGTATGCTGCCCAAAGTGGATGCTGCCCTCGATGCGCTGGACGCCGGCGTGCGGAAGATTCACATTGTCGACGCCCGCGTTCCCCACTCGATTCTGCTGGAAATCTATTCGGACAAGGGGATCGGGACGGAAATCGTCCGCTGA
- the rpsO gene encoding 30S ribosomal protein S15, translating into MSITKERKTELIGEFRRTDGDTGSPDVQIAVLTERINELTGHLKTHRKDHSSRRGLLMLVSRRRRLLDYVRRKDPGRYVDLITRLNIRK; encoded by the coding sequence ATGTCGATTACGAAAGAACGGAAGACGGAGCTGATTGGTGAGTTTCGCCGGACCGACGGTGACACCGGATCGCCGGATGTCCAGATTGCGGTGCTGACCGAGCGCATCAACGAGCTGACCGGTCACCTGAAGACGCACCGTAAGGATCACTCGAGCCGGCGTGGACTGCTGATGCTGGTGAGCCGGCGTCGGCGGCTGCTTGACTACGTCCGCAGGAAGGATCCGGGCCGCTACGTCGATCTGATCACGCGACTGAATATCCGCAAGTAG
- the pnp gene encoding polyribonucleotide nucleotidyltransferase, translating to MKITVEREIGGKTLSLTTGEMAKQADGAVLVKYGETALFVAAQSGPSRPGQDFFPLTVDYRERFAAAGKFPGGFLKREGRPTMREILTARLTDRPIRPLFPKGYIDEVQVMANVLACDQENDPDTWTIVGASASLSIAPVPFSGPIAAVRVGYVDGEFVVLPTQEQLQQSTLDLIVAGSKDAILMIEGFADQLPEDTMVDALMFGHKYIREICELQEELIEKVGPEKVEHTPPPANPFDPILRDEIASRLKDARQSNQKQERSAAVSALRDEVIEKFFPEGKEELEDGRTLQQLKESFSRLDKQVCRELTIDGKRLDGRGPKDLRAVDCQVNILPRVHGSALFTRGETQSLATVTLGTVRDQQKVDGIFEEYFKPFMLDYNFPSYSVGECRPIRGPGRREIGHGALAERSVAWVMPKPDAFPYTVRVISDITESNGSSSMASVCSATLSLMDAGVPITQPVAGISIGLVKDGDRYSLLTDIMGDEDHFGDMDFKVAGTGKGITGIQLDLKIHGIDEKIIRETLAQARDARRDLLKSMLSSIRRPRRELSPYAPKIVQTKIDPEKIGLLIGPGGKTVRQIQEETKAQIDISDDGTVTIASNRGQYTEDALARVEALTEDIKVGRIYMGTVSSIKDFGAFIEIAPGKDGLCHISELSEGFVKSVSDVVSVGDKLEVKVIAVDDQNRVKLSRKAVLADSEEEGESEES from the coding sequence GTGAAAATCACGGTTGAACGCGAAATCGGGGGCAAGACCCTCTCCCTGACCACAGGTGAAATGGCAAAGCAGGCAGACGGGGCCGTTCTCGTAAAATATGGCGAGACGGCCCTTTTCGTTGCCGCACAGTCCGGACCCTCCCGTCCAGGACAGGACTTCTTCCCCCTGACCGTCGATTACCGCGAGCGGTTCGCCGCGGCCGGCAAGTTCCCGGGTGGCTTCCTCAAACGGGAAGGCCGCCCCACGATGCGGGAGATTCTCACCGCCCGGCTGACCGACCGGCCCATCCGGCCGTTGTTCCCCAAGGGGTACATCGACGAAGTGCAGGTGATGGCCAACGTCCTCGCCTGCGACCAGGAAAACGACCCGGACACGTGGACCATCGTCGGAGCCAGCGCCTCGCTGAGCATCGCCCCGGTCCCCTTCAGCGGACCGATCGCCGCCGTCCGTGTTGGCTACGTCGACGGGGAATTCGTCGTCCTGCCGACCCAGGAACAGCTGCAGCAGAGCACGCTCGACCTGATCGTCGCCGGCAGCAAAGACGCGATCCTGATGATCGAAGGCTTCGCCGACCAGCTTCCCGAAGACACGATGGTCGACGCCCTGATGTTCGGCCATAAGTACATTCGCGAAATCTGCGAACTGCAGGAAGAGCTGATCGAGAAGGTTGGACCGGAGAAGGTCGAGCACACCCCGCCGCCCGCCAACCCGTTCGATCCGATCCTGCGTGACGAAATCGCCTCGCGGCTCAAGGATGCCCGCCAGAGCAACCAGAAGCAGGAACGCTCCGCTGCGGTTTCCGCCCTGCGGGACGAGGTGATCGAGAAGTTCTTCCCCGAAGGGAAAGAAGAACTCGAAGACGGTCGCACACTGCAGCAGCTCAAGGAATCGTTCAGCCGCCTCGACAAGCAGGTCTGCCGCGAGCTGACCATCGACGGCAAACGCCTCGACGGCCGCGGCCCCAAGGACCTTCGTGCCGTCGATTGCCAGGTCAACATCCTGCCGCGCGTGCACGGTTCGGCCCTGTTCACACGGGGTGAAACCCAGTCGCTGGCAACGGTGACGCTGGGAACGGTTCGCGACCAGCAGAAGGTGGACGGCATCTTCGAAGAGTACTTCAAGCCGTTCATGCTCGACTACAACTTCCCGTCCTACTCGGTCGGCGAGTGCCGCCCGATCCGTGGACCGGGACGTCGCGAGATCGGCCACGGTGCTCTCGCCGAACGCTCGGTCGCCTGGGTCATGCCCAAGCCGGATGCCTTCCCGTACACGGTGCGGGTGATCTCGGACATCACCGAGTCGAACGGCAGCAGCTCGATGGCCAGTGTCTGCAGTGCCACCCTGTCGCTGATGGACGCCGGCGTGCCGATCACCCAGCCGGTGGCAGGCATCTCGATCGGACTGGTCAAGGATGGCGACCGCTATTCGCTGCTGACCGACATCATGGGCGACGAAGACCACTTCGGCGACATGGACTTCAAGGTGGCCGGCACCGGCAAGGGGATCACCGGCATCCAGCTGGACCTCAAGATCCACGGGATCGACGAGAAGATCATCCGCGAGACGCTGGCCCAGGCCCGCGACGCTCGCCGCGACCTGCTCAAGTCGATGCTCAGCTCGATCCGCCGTCCCCGCCGCGAACTGTCCCCGTACGCTCCCAAGATCGTGCAGACCAAGATCGATCCCGAGAAGATCGGCCTGCTGATCGGCCCGGGTGGCAAGACGGTCCGGCAGATCCAGGAAGAGACGAAGGCTCAGATCGACATTTCCGACGACGGCACGGTGACGATCGCCTCCAACCGGGGCCAGTACACCGAAGACGCCCTGGCCCGGGTCGAAGCCCTGACCGAGGACATCAAGGTCGGCCGTATCTACATGGGTACGGTCAGCTCGATCAAGGACTTCGGTGCCTTTATCGAGATCGCCCCCGGCAAGGACGGCCTGTGCCACATCAGCGAACTCTCCGAAGGGTTCGTGAAGTCGGTCAGCGACGTGGTCAGTGTCGGCGACAAACTCGAGGTGAAGGTCATCGCCGTCGACGACCAGAACCGCGTGAAGCTGTCCCGCAAGGCGGTTCTCGCTGACAGCGAAGAAGAAGGTGAATCCGAGGAATCCTGA
- a CDS encoding sensor histidine kinase — MDDHEFHEERERLLARQTELATLAGGLAHEIRNPLSTIRMNLDLLCEDVEELNDPRQRRMQNKLERIRGECLHLEEILHAFMQFARAGELEARIDDLGSIVADFIEFYRPEAEQHGIEISPHLSSSLPPVRLDRSLMRQVLMNLTRNAQQAMPDGGLIELQTYTRDGRVYLEIIDTGPGMDADTRSQMFHAFHSTKTGGSGLGLPTVRKIIEAHGGTIDCESDIGRGTRFILALPMAEQPAPPEGAGRTPG; from the coding sequence GTGGACGACCACGAATTTCACGAAGAACGCGAGCGGCTGCTCGCCCGCCAGACCGAACTGGCCACCCTCGCCGGCGGACTTGCGCACGAAATCCGCAACCCGCTCTCCACGATCCGCATGAACCTCGACCTGCTGTGCGAGGACGTCGAGGAACTCAACGATCCCCGGCAGCGACGCATGCAGAACAAGCTCGAACGCATCCGCGGCGAGTGCCTGCACCTCGAGGAGATCCTGCACGCCTTCATGCAGTTCGCTCGGGCTGGCGAACTCGAAGCCCGCATCGACGACCTCGGAAGCATCGTGGCCGACTTCATCGAGTTCTACCGCCCCGAAGCCGAGCAGCACGGAATCGAGATCAGCCCGCACCTCTCGTCGAGTCTGCCTCCGGTGCGGCTCGACCGGTCACTCATGCGGCAGGTCCTGATGAACCTGACCCGCAATGCCCAGCAGGCGATGCCTGATGGCGGCCTGATCGAACTGCAGACGTACACGCGGGACGGCCGGGTGTACCTCGAGATCATCGACACCGGCCCCGGGATGGATGCCGACACGCGGTCGCAGATGTTCCACGCGTTCCATTCGACCAAGACAGGCGGAAGCGGCCTGGGACTGCCGACCGTCCGCAAGATCATCGAGGCTCACGGCGGAACCATCGACTGCGAAAGCGACATCGGCCGCGGGACGCGATTCATTCTTGCGCTGCCGATGGCTGAACAACCCGCCCCGCCGGAAGGCGCCGGTCGCACGCCCGGTTGA
- the rnhA gene encoding ribonuclease HI: MDQSTGEPSPTRPTTQVKLYTDGACSGNPGPGGWGCILKHPASGAEKEFSGGARETTNNQMELQAVISGLEALQRPARVEVVTDSVYVAKGSAEWLPNWKRNNWRRREGKSWKPVKNLELWQRLDELLARHDVTFTVVKGHSGHPENERCDELAVAAIEQFR; this comes from the coding sequence ATGGACCAGAGCACCGGCGAGCCGTCGCCGACCCGACCGACGACGCAGGTGAAGCTGTACACCGACGGCGCCTGCAGCGGCAATCCGGGGCCGGGCGGCTGGGGATGCATTCTCAAGCATCCGGCGTCCGGGGCGGAGAAGGAATTCTCCGGCGGTGCCCGCGAGACGACCAACAATCAGATGGAGCTGCAGGCGGTGATTTCCGGCCTCGAAGCCCTGCAGCGGCCCGCTCGCGTCGAAGTCGTCACCGACAGCGTCTACGTCGCGAAGGGATCGGCCGAGTGGCTTCCCAACTGGAAACGCAACAACTGGCGCCGCCGCGAGGGGAAGTCCTGGAAGCCGGTCAAGAATCTCGAGCTCTGGCAGCGGCTCGACGAACTGCTGGCCCGCCACGACGTGACGTTCACGGTCGTCAAAGGGCACAGCGGTCACCCGGAAAACGAGCGGTGCGACGAGTTGGCTGTCGCCGCGATTGAGCAGTTCCGCTGA
- the infA gene encoding translation initiation factor IF-1: MAKEEAIPMEGTVTEALANTQFRVELDNGHMILAHVAGKMRKNFIRIVPGDRVKVEVSPYDLGRGRITYRER, translated from the coding sequence ATGGCCAAAGAAGAGGCCATTCCGATGGAAGGCACCGTCACGGAAGCGTTGGCAAATACGCAGTTCCGTGTCGAACTGGACAATGGACACATGATCCTGGCGCACGTGGCTGGAAAAATGCGGAAGAACTTCATCCGTATCGTTCCCGGAGATCGCGTCAAAGTCGAAGTTTCCCCCTACGATCTCGGCCGCGGACGCATCACCTACCGCGAACGCTGA
- a CDS encoding PrkA family serine protein kinase, translating into MSNGQAFLSQVSERQDPEQFRQEHWQGSFAEYLDIVMRNPRVTRSAYQRLYDMIMAEGSYPVEGSNGLVRYRFFDDPQNEGEDAIFGLTKPLMELVNVFKSAALKYGTERRVLLLHGPVGSSKSTIARLLKRGLERYCRANSGALYTFGWKEDDGSITWDPMHGEPLQLVPAHAREDVCAYLNRESGQDDYQIEIEGDICPLSRYYFKERLEKFAGDWTKVLDTVVVKRLFLSEQDRIGVGTFQPKDEKNQDSTELTGDINYRKIAEYGTESDPRAFNFDGEFNVSNRGMIEFIEVLKLDVAFLYDLLGASQEHKIKPKKFAQTDIDTVIVGHTNEPEYRKLQSNEFMEALRDRTIKIDVPYVTTLDEEIKIYKKDYNPERVRGKHIAPHTLEVAAMWAVLTRLEEPKHHGLTLLQKMKLYNGKSLPGFTTENVKQLRKEARREGMEGISPRYVQDKISNALVVNTTATSLNPFMVLNELESGLTHHSLIHNDELREHYRQLISVVKEEYTDIVKNEVQRAIAADEDALTRLCGNYIDNVKAYTQREKVKNKFTGEDEEPDERLMRSIEDKIDIPESRKDDFRREIMNYIGALAIDGKSFNYRTNERLQKALEMKLFEDQKDTIKLTSLVSQVVDKDTQEKIDIVKSRLIRNYGYNEESATDVLQYVASIFARGDAKSEGK; encoded by the coding sequence GTGAGCAACGGACAGGCTTTCCTCAGTCAGGTATCCGAACGGCAGGACCCCGAACAGTTTCGCCAGGAGCACTGGCAGGGTTCCTTCGCCGAATATCTCGATATCGTGATGCGGAACCCCCGTGTCACCCGATCCGCCTATCAGCGTCTGTACGACATGATCATGGCGGAAGGCAGCTATCCCGTCGAAGGAAGTAACGGCCTCGTCCGCTACCGCTTCTTCGACGATCCCCAGAATGAAGGCGAAGACGCCATCTTCGGCCTCACCAAGCCGCTGATGGAACTGGTGAACGTCTTCAAGAGTGCGGCCCTGAAGTACGGCACCGAACGCCGCGTGCTGCTGCTGCACGGCCCGGTCGGCAGCTCGAAGTCGACCATTGCCCGCCTCCTCAAGCGGGGACTCGAACGGTACTGCCGTGCCAATTCGGGCGCGCTGTACACGTTCGGCTGGAAAGAGGATGACGGCTCGATCACGTGGGATCCCATGCACGGAGAACCGTTGCAGCTCGTCCCGGCGCATGCCCGCGAAGACGTGTGTGCCTACCTCAATCGCGAGTCCGGCCAGGACGACTACCAGATCGAGATCGAAGGGGACATCTGCCCGTTGAGCCGGTACTACTTCAAGGAACGGCTGGAGAAGTTCGCCGGCGACTGGACCAAAGTGCTCGACACCGTCGTCGTCAAGCGGCTGTTCCTCTCGGAGCAGGATCGCATCGGAGTTGGCACCTTCCAGCCGAAGGACGAGAAGAACCAGGATTCCACCGAACTGACCGGCGACATCAACTACCGGAAGATCGCCGAGTACGGCACCGAATCCGATCCGCGTGCGTTCAACTTCGATGGCGAGTTCAACGTATCGAACCGCGGAATGATCGAGTTTATCGAAGTCCTCAAGCTCGACGTCGCATTCCTGTACGACCTGCTCGGGGCCTCGCAGGAACACAAGATCAAGCCCAAGAAGTTCGCCCAGACCGACATCGACACGGTCATCGTCGGCCACACCAACGAGCCGGAATACCGCAAGCTGCAGTCCAACGAGTTTATGGAAGCCCTGCGGGACCGGACCATCAAGATCGATGTCCCTTACGTCACCACGCTCGACGAAGAGATCAAGATCTACAAGAAGGACTACAACCCCGAGCGTGTTCGCGGCAAGCACATCGCACCGCACACGCTCGAAGTGGCCGCCATGTGGGCCGTGCTCACCCGGCTCGAAGAGCCCAAGCACCACGGCCTGACGCTGCTGCAGAAAATGAAGCTGTACAACGGCAAGAGCCTGCCCGGCTTCACGACCGAGAACGTCAAGCAGCTTCGCAAGGAGGCCCGCCGCGAAGGGATGGAAGGCATCTCGCCGCGGTACGTCCAGGACAAGATCTCCAACGCACTGGTGGTCAACACGACCGCCACCAGTCTCAACCCGTTCATGGTGCTCAACGAGCTCGAATCCGGATTGACGCATCACTCGCTCATCCACAACGACGAGCTCCGCGAGCACTACCGGCAACTGATTTCGGTGGTCAAAGAGGAGTACACCGACATCGTCAAAAACGAGGTGCAGCGTGCCATCGCGGCCGACGAAGACGCCCTCACCCGCCTGTGTGGCAACTACATCGACAACGTCAAAGCCTACACGCAGCGGGAGAAGGTCAAGAACAAGTTCACCGGCGAAGACGAGGAACCGGATGAACGTCTGATGCGGTCGATCGAAGACAAGATCGACATCCCCGAGTCCCGCAAGGATGATTTCCGCCGCGAGATCATGAACTACATCGGGGCCCTGGCGATCGACGGCAAGTCGTTCAACTACCGGACGAACGAGCGTCTCCAGAAGGCCCTCGAAATGAAACTGTTCGAGGACCAGAAGGACACGATCAAGCTGACAAGTCTCGTTTCGCAGGTGGTCGACAAGGACACCCAGGAGAAGATCGACATCGTCAAGTCGCGTCTGATCCGCAACTACGGCTACAACGAGGAGTCGGCGACCGACGTGCTCCAGTACGTCGCCAGCATCTTCGCCCGTGGCGATGCCAAGAGCGAAGGGAAATAA
- a CDS encoding DUF1326 domain-containing protein, with protein MRTFAVLSCVVLVGASLAGAAEIRGQYLEARTCDVYTGPCFANAEMSLGGKEAVMAWKVDEGGWQGTELEGLSVALVIKAEDTLGDDGIFTQDPGRIDAVILVDDKATSEQEFALVDFVKTSAADYTKNVKAVERTAITFDNDYATMEGRLKAGRLAEIRTRKLQDFDCVCTNEQVFYQPLTDVKHSMPAYTVTQSFGGRGLDAKWEYHNSRSAFLAVFRR; from the coding sequence ATGCGAACGTTCGCCGTTCTTTCCTGTGTCGTACTCGTCGGCGCTTCGCTCGCCGGCGCTGCCGAAATCCGCGGCCAGTATCTCGAAGCCCGCACCTGCGACGTCTATACGGGTCCCTGTTTCGCCAATGCCGAGATGAGCCTGGGCGGCAAGGAAGCGGTCATGGCCTGGAAGGTGGATGAAGGGGGCTGGCAGGGAACTGAACTGGAAGGACTGAGTGTCGCGCTCGTTATCAAGGCGGAAGATACGCTCGGTGACGACGGCATCTTCACGCAGGATCCCGGCCGCATCGACGCTGTCATTCTCGTCGACGACAAGGCGACCAGCGAGCAGGAGTTCGCTCTGGTCGATTTCGTGAAGACCAGCGCCGCCGACTACACGAAGAACGTCAAAGCCGTCGAACGGACCGCAATCACGTTCGACAACGACTACGCGACGATGGAAGGCCGCCTGAAGGCGGGACGCCTGGCCGAGATCCGCACCCGCAAGCTGCAGGATTTCGATTGCGTCTGCACCAACGAGCAGGTCTTCTACCAGCCGCTGACTGACGTCAAACACTCGATGCCCGCTTACACCGTGACCCAGTCGTTTGGCGGCCGCGGCCTGGACGCGAAGTGGGAATACCACAATTCCCGCAGTGCCTTTCTGGCCGTCTTTCGACGGTAA